One stretch of Rhodothermia bacterium DNA includes these proteins:
- a CDS encoding group III truncated hemoglobin, which translates to MKKDLETTEDIRLLVDSFYARVREDDVIGFIFNDVAKVNWALHLPKMYAFWEAILFGNAGFKGNPMAVHIQLDQIEPLTEAHFDRWKQLWDYTVQTNFFGPTAEKAKKQADSIRQLMMLKINNYRTGIGIIPNKSQSI; encoded by the coding sequence ATGAAAAAAGACCTTGAAACCACTGAAGACATCCGGCTTTTGGTGGACTCCTTCTATGCGCGGGTTCGCGAAGACGACGTGATCGGGTTTATTTTTAATGATGTCGCCAAGGTAAATTGGGCGCTCCATTTACCCAAAATGTATGCTTTCTGGGAAGCGATTCTTTTTGGGAATGCCGGTTTTAAAGGCAATCCGATGGCCGTACACATCCAGTTGGATCAGATAGAACCCTTAACGGAAGCCCATTTTGACCGCTGGAAGCAGTTGTGGGACTATACCGTCCAAACCAATTTCTTTGGACCAACTGCTGAAAAAGCCAAAAAACAAGCCGATTCCATCCGGCAATTAATGATGCTGAAAATCAATAATTACCGAACGGGTATCGGGATCATTCCAAACAAATCTCAATCAATTTAG